In the Helicobacter cetorum MIT 99-5656 genome, GTCTGTCTCTTAAAAACGGCCACATTCTCCGTACTTCTTCGGTGCGTTCTAAATCAATTTCAGCATAAAGAATTTCTTCTTTATCGCTTGCTTTAGCTAAAAACTCCCCTTGAGACCCTACAATAAAACTAGAACCAAAAAAAGTAATGCCCCCCTTAATCACACCGCTAGGGTCTAATTCTACCCCCACTCTATTGGTTGCAATCAAAGGCAAACCATTGGCAATCGCATGCCCTCTTTGAATGGTCTCCCATGCATTTTGCTGACGCTTTTTCTCTTCGTTAGTATCTTCTTCTAAAAACCCTATCGCACTAGGATAGATTAAGATTTCTGCCCCTTTTAGAGCCATAATCCTAGCCCCTTCTGGATACCACTGGTCCCAACACACCATAAGCCCTAATTTTCCTATGCTTGTAGTGATAGGTTCAAACCCTAAATCCCCTTGCGTGAAATAAAACTTTTCATAAAACCCAGGGTCATCAGGAATGTGCATCTTGCGATAAGTTCCAGCCACTGAGCCATCTTTTTCAAACACAACAGCCGTGTTATGATACAGCCCTTTAGCACGCTTTTCAAACAAGGAAGTTACAAGCACCACATTAAACTTTTGAGCCAAATCGCTAAAAAAAGCCTTGTCTTCTTCAAAATACTCGCCCAGACCAAAAAACTTAGGGTCAACATTCTGACAAAAATAACTATAGGGGTGTAATTCCTGTAGCACCACTAAATTCGTGTTAGGGTGTTTTTCTATCGCTTGTTCAAGCAAATGTTTAGTGTGCTGAATGGTTTTTTCTCTAGAGCCCAAATAGGCATGCTGAAGAATACTTGCGTATATCATTTTTTACTCTTCCTCATAATCAGAGCTATAGTCTTCATAATCATCGTCATCATAGACATTCTTATAACTTTCATACTCTTCATCTTCTTCTTCAAAGCCTTCTAGCTCTTCAAACTCTTCTAATTCTTCTTCATAATCACGCATTCTTACTTCCTTTTATCTTTAATCATATCACAGACTACTTCACTCGCTATCTGTAGCCCAAAACTCGCCGTAACTGCATTAAAACTCCCAAGCTCTATACAATGGGGAGTCTCAGGGCTAAACACAACTTTAAAGTTTCCCTTAAAATGGCGTTTTTTTAAAAAATCTCTAAACTTCCGCCCAAATTTATCGCCATGGCTTTTCCACACGCTTCCCACTTGAATGTATTTAGGATTCAAGCGTTTAGCACTTCCCATAGAACTAATAAACTTTCCATAAGCTAAGTTCTGACATTTTATCGCTAAACTGGCTTTAATGGGCAAATCATCCATACAATCTAAAACATAATCGTATGCCATGCAATCAAATGAAGCTAGAAACTCTTCATTTACACGCAAGTTTAGAGCTTCTATGCCCTTATACAAATCTTGTAACACCAATACCTTAGACTCCCCCACTCTTTCTGAGCCTATTTGGCGGTTTTGATTAGTAACATCAAACACATCTTTGTCTATAATAGTGATTTGGCTCACCCCCACACGATACAAAGCGTCTAATGCAAAGCCCCCAACACCCCCTACCCCACAAATAAGCACTCTTTGTGTGCGAATTTTTTCAAAATCCTTTTTAAACAACCACCTTGTGCGAGTGAATCTATCAATCGGTTCTAAAACAGACAACTTTTAGCCTTTAGTTAAATTAGGCTTTATTGTAGCGTAGTTTAAAAAAACCTAAGACAAAAATTTTTGAATTTTTTTGGCTTTAGCCATTTGTAGTTGCAAGGTGTCTCTCTCTTTTTTCAATAACTCAATGCTTTGGGCTATCATTTCCTTAAGGCTCAAAAGCGTGTCTAAATCTAAGTGCTGGAGTTGCTCCAAAGAAAGGCGTTCTATTAATAGAAAAGCTTGTTGAGAGTCTTGCTTTAAAAGGGCGATTTTAAAAGAATCTAATAAGATTTCAGGCTCAAGCGAGTTCATCAGAATGGATTTCTCTCCATGCTTCTAATAACCCCTTGGCCACATTTAACACCAAATCAATCTTACTTGCATCATTTTCAACATTTGCTTGAGTCAAAACCTTAATTTGATGGGTGTATAACCCTGTAAGATACACCGCAACTTCCCCACCCCTTTCATAATCTAAGATATTCAACAACTCCGTGAAAATATCTGTAACTTTGTTAATATAATAAATTTTCTTTTCAATATCTTCGCTCTCAATGTAGCGTTTCGCTTGTGAAGCAAATTTCAAAATCCCTTCATAAAGCATTTCAATGAGTTTCGCCGGAGACTCCACACTCACTCTATTGTGCTGGTAAGCTTGGTAAGCATTAGCATATCGCATGATATTTGTCCTTTATCCTTTAAAATTTTAATTTTTCTTTAATTCTCTCTTAACTCTGCCTTTAATTCTTTTTGGCAGCCGCTTGGTCAATCATCATTTGCACAGAATTGAATTTTTGATTCGCCTTAGAAATTTGGCTGTCATAAGCTGCAAAACGCTCCGCCATGATGTCATAACGAGTTTTTAAAAGCTCTTGAGCGTTTTCTTTGTCTTTAGCTAAGCTTTTAGCATCTCTATCTAAGGAATCTTCATAAATCTTCAATTTAGCATTCCCCCCATCTATGAGATTAGCCACCACTTGATTAAACTTGGAAAAAATGCCTTCTTGATGGACTTCTCTACCCCCCATATCCTTACTATCACTCCCATAGAAAAAATCTTGAGTCGCTTTAGGGTCAGAGTTTAAAGCACTCGCTAATTTGGCTTCATCTAAATTCATTGTGCCTTTATCGTCTAAACTAAGCCCATACTTCATCAAGCTTTCCACCCCACTATCAGTATGCACACTATAAGAAAACACATTATTAAGCGATGAGCGAATCGTACGAATATCGCCCACACCATTAAAAATCCCAGCGATTTTTGTATCAGGGTCATAACGAGTGTCTTCATCTAGCTTAGGAATAAGCTCATTATAGGCTTTTACAAACTCAGTAATGCTGTCTATTATGGCTTGATTATCCCTACTCACGCTAATAATGGCAGGTTTATTAGGCTCTGTGGTTTGTTGCAAGGTGATATTAACCCCACTAATCACATCATTAACCTCATTAGTAGGGCGTGTGATACTCACACCATTATAAGTAAATTCTGAATCACTCGCTCTTTGTAAAATTTTCGATATAAAAAGCTTGTCCTGTGAAGCTTCATAAGTTTGTGTAATGCCAGCACTCAAACCTAAATCTTTCAAATGAGTTTTGCCTAAGATATCATTGCCCTTGATAGTTAGCACCCCACTTGCAGCATTAATCACAAGCTTACCTTCTGAATCTTTAAAAGCACTCAAGCCTTCCTTAGAATTAATGGCTTGAATAATAGCGTCTGTATTTTGCTCGCTAGTGTTATCTTCACTCGTTAGAGTGGCTAAATCTAGTGCTTGGTCATTCAAGCTAATAACACCTTCTAGCTTGCCCTCTTTTATCGTGCGTGTGCCTTTAAGCAAGTCATTTTCTTGGGTTTTAGTTTGTAAAAACCCTAGCTCTTTAGCCTTGCTCCCTTTAATCTCAATCACTCCCCCACGCCTATCATTAATCATTAAAGAATCCCCACCATGAAGAATATCTACAGAAATATCCCCATTAGCGATTAAATCTTTAAAATTAGGGTCATTTTGCAAAGCAAGTTGTAAAGCCTTTTGAATCGCAACATTCTTTTGCTTAATAGAAGAGCTTTCAGGAATTTCTAGCACAATAGGAACTTCATGCATTTTTCCATCAGCACCTTTCACATTCAAACTCACATCACTTTTTCCAGCTTCATCAACCCCCAAAGAAAGGGCATTTGTGTTATTGAGTGTTGATTGAATATGCGAGCCAAAATAGACACGATTATCTTCGCCGGTATTTTTGGTGTTTAACATGAGCTGGTAAGGATTATTCCCGCCTGTTTTCATCACAATACCCATCACTGCACCATTTGTAGCGTCTGTAATACTTTGAGCCACATCACCCAAAGTCATCCCTGCCTTAATATCAATAGCGTAATCCTTGTTTTGCGTATAGAACTTGAGCGTGGTATCTACTTGGCTAAAGACATCATCTCTTGAAGAAAACTTCGCCCCTAATTCATTAATATCACCCTGTGCTAAATTTTGCACATCTATTTTAATATCCTGGATAGGCACGCCAGCACCCACGCTCGCACTCAACGCACCTCCTGTAACATTGCTTTTCCTACCGATATAGGTGGAGTAGTCCGAAAGCGTTTTGATAGGGCTTTTAAGAGCTGAAAGAAGCGTTTTAATCTCTACAAGGGCTTTTTGCTTTTCAACATTTTGCTCCATTTTCTTATCTAATGGTGCGATTAAAGTTTTTTCATCGGCACTCTTAAGCTTATCAATCACATCGTAATTCAAAACCTTACTGCCAAGCCCTAACGAGCTTAATGAACCTATTGCCATACCATCACCTTTAAACTTTCAAAATTTTGACTAGCCCTTCTTGTCAAAAATAATCCCTATCACATCACGCATTCTTTGCATAAGCTCCACGGCTTCTTTAGAAGGAATCTCTCTTAGCACCTTGCCTCCATTAGCGTCTTTAACTGAAACCACCAAGCCCTTAATCTCATCGTTGTAGCTAAAATCAATATCCGTTCCAATACGCTTCATCTCTTCATTCAAACGCTCACTCAATAACTCCAGCTTAGGCTTGTATTGCTCAGGTTCTATAGCCATTTTAGACTCATCTAAAGCACTCGCACGATTGACTTGACCCACATGCGTTGTTTGAATTCTCGCCTGAGAGACACCAGAAACCCCGCGAACATCTCCTTGAATTTCACTTATCATTGTATAAGAACCTCCAAATCTCTTAATACTCACAAATTATTTAAATTTTGTTTTATAGTATAAATATTCTACGCTAAATATCGGCAAAAGATTATTTTTTTGTTAAGCAAAACTAAAACACACCACGACTCAAGGAAGGATTTACCCCCCCCTTGTGCGTTTATTTTTGGCATTGATTATTGATTATGACAGAGCAATAACACTTATTGTCTAAGCGTAGCCGTAGTCTTAAAACGATTTTCTCGCACCACTTGCACGCCTACTTCGCCCACATACTGAGTATTCTCTTCTATCTTTTTGGCAATTTTCCTAGCGATAATAGGAACTTGATTATCCCTGACCTGACTGGATTTTACAATCACTCTTAATTCTCGCCCACTCTCCATTGCATACGCCTTTTCAACCCCCTCAAACTCTAGGGCAATTTCTTCTAAAATTTGCATGCGTTTAGCGTATTCTTCATCGCTCTTTCTTCTTGCACCAGGGCGTCCTGCAGAAAGAGCGTCTGCAGCACACACACTCGCACACTCTATGCTCATTATCTCTTCATGCCCATGGTGAGCATAAATCGCATTAATCACTACAGGGTCTTCTTTATTACGCTTACACACCTCAACCCCCAAACTCACATGGTCTCTCCCAAGCTCTTGTGTGAGCGCCTTACCTATATCATGCAAAATACCTGCCCGTCTAGCAAGTTTTTTATCCCCCCCTAGCTGCTCTGCAATCAACCCTGCCAGAAAGGCGACTTCTTTAGAATGCTGTAAGGCATTTTGCCCAAAGCTAGAGCGATAACGCATTTTGCCTAGTAAGATTTTAAGCTCATCCTCCATAGCTCCAAGCTCTAGTTCTAACACCACACCATGCCCTTCAGAAAGCAAGTTTTTCTCCATGTTGTGCGAAACTCTTTCATACACTTCTTCAATGCGATGGGGCTGGATACGCCCATCTTCTACTAAAAT is a window encoding:
- a CDS encoding carbon-nitrogen hydrolase, with protein sequence MIYASILQHAYLGSREKTIQHTKHLLEQAIEKHPNTNLVVLQELHPYSYFCQNVDPKFFGLGEYFEEDKAFFSDLAQKFNVVLVTSLFEKRAKGLYHNTAVVFEKDGSVAGTYRKMHIPDDPGFYEKFYFTQGDLGFEPITTSIGKLGLMVCWDQWYPEGARIMALKGAEILIYPSAIGFLEEDTNEEKKRQQNAWETIQRGHAIANGLPLIATNRVGVELDPSGVIKGGITFFGSSFIVGSQGEFLAKASDKEEILYAEIDLERTEEVRRMWPFLRDRRIDFYNDLLKRYTD
- a CDS encoding tRNA threonylcarbamoyladenosine dehydratase; protein product: MSVLEPIDRFTRTRWLFKKDFEKIRTQRVLICGVGGVGGFALDALYRVGVSQITIIDKDVFDVTNQNRQIGSERVGESKVLVLQDLYKGIEALNLRVNEEFLASFDCMAYDYVLDCMDDLPIKASLAIKCQNLAYGKFISSMGSAKRLNPKYIQVGSVWKSHGDKFGRKFRDFLKKRHFKGNFKVVFSPETPHCIELGSFNAVTASFGLQIASEVVCDMIKDKRK
- the fliS gene encoding flagellar export chaperone FliS — translated: MRYANAYQAYQHNRVSVESPAKLIEMLYEGILKFASQAKRYIESEDIEKKIYYINKVTDIFTELLNILDYERGGEVAVYLTGLYTHQIKVLTQANVENDASKIDLVLNVAKGLLEAWREIHSDELA
- the fliD gene encoding flagellar filament capping protein FliD, which codes for MAIGSLSSLGLGSKVLNYDVIDKLKSADEKTLIAPLDKKMEQNVEKQKALVEIKTLLSALKSPIKTLSDYSTYIGRKSNVTGGALSASVGAGVPIQDIKIDVQNLAQGDINELGAKFSSRDDVFSQVDTTLKFYTQNKDYAIDIKAGMTLGDVAQSITDATNGAVMGIVMKTGGNNPYQLMLNTKNTGEDNRVYFGSHIQSTLNNTNALSLGVDEAGKSDVSLNVKGADGKMHEVPIVLEIPESSSIKQKNVAIQKALQLALQNDPNFKDLIANGDISVDILHGGDSLMINDRRGGVIEIKGSKAKELGFLQTKTQENDLLKGTRTIKEGKLEGVISLNDQALDLATLTSEDNTSEQNTDAIIQAINSKEGLSAFKDSEGKLVINAASGVLTIKGNDILGKTHLKDLGLSAGITQTYEASQDKLFISKILQRASDSEFTYNGVSITRPTNEVNDVISGVNITLQQTTEPNKPAIISVSRDNQAIIDSITEFVKAYNELIPKLDEDTRYDPDTKIAGIFNGVGDIRTIRSSLNNVFSYSVHTDSGVESLMKYGLSLDDKGTMNLDEAKLASALNSDPKATQDFFYGSDSKDMGGREVHQEGIFSKFNQVVANLIDGGNAKLKIYEDSLDRDAKSLAKDKENAQELLKTRYDIMAERFAAYDSQISKANQKFNSVQMMIDQAAAKKN
- a CDS encoding FlaG family protein, with amino-acid sequence MISEIQGDVRGVSGVSQARIQTTHVGQVNRASALDESKMAIEPEQYKPKLELLSERLNEEMKRIGTDIDFSYNDEIKGLVVSVKDANGGKVLREIPSKEAVELMQRMRDVIGIIFDKKG
- the rny gene encoding ribonuclease Y → MKRIYHAKGQALLKSASAKAKLMEFQAKSFVEAEEMRMKNLEFQLKQQYENKNLQLKTNFDKKEAHLRHVEAQYKEFARDERRYLEKEKKELEKERKLLEKEKEKTKEQVRACKETQAKALDVMLNYMAYTKDEVKDMVLEQLEEELEAQKSALIRRYEKEAKEESKKKSYEILAEATARFAGNYATENLISRIVLPCTEYIGRVIGKDGKNIETFKKISGVDIEFSEDYSEVYLSSFNIYRREVASETLKILVEDGRIQPHRIEEVYERVSHNMEKNLLSEGHGVVLELELGAMEDELKILLGKMRYRSSFGQNALQHSKEVAFLAGLIAEQLGGDKKLARRAGILHDIGKALTQELGRDHVSLGVEVCKRNKEDPVVINAIYAHHGHEEIMSIECASVCAADALSAGRPGARRKSDEEYAKRMQILEEIALEFEGVEKAYAMESGRELRVIVKSSQVRDNQVPIIARKIAKKIEENTQYVGEVGVQVVRENRFKTTATLRQ